One window of the Psilocybe cubensis strain MGC-MH-2018 chromosome 12, whole genome shotgun sequence genome contains the following:
- a CDS encoding Formamidase: MSSIHSVNRSHTHLAWDNSIPPVIRIESGDTVSFSCLDASNGQITKESTVATLSSLVFGQLDQVSGPVYVNGALPGDTLQVDVISVETADWGWTGLIPGFGLLSDEFPEPALKIWALDKEAGFAWFDKERGIKIPLRPFPGEMGVAPGKNGAFSTIPPYNTGGNLDTRQLGVGSTLYLPIEVEGALFSIGDGHAAQGDGGTAIETPMEVTVRLTVRKDRPFTKTPHFHTVRPNVNNEEHYGTTGIDSDIREATRSAVRNMINVLEAEFQMDRVAAYMLCSVAGDLRMHEVVDMPNYVIGMMLPQSLLRGPTSINA, encoded by the exons ATGTCCTCAATCCACAGTGTCAATCGATCTCATACCCATTTGGCCTGGGACAATAG CATCCCTCCAGTAATAAGAATTGAATCCGGAGACACTGTTTCATTTTCGTGTTTAGATGCGTCAAACGGACAGATCACGAAAGAATCGACAGTGGCGACATTATCGTCACTTGTATTCGGACAATTGGATCAAGTCAGTGGACCTGTTTATGTCAACGGTGCCTTGCCAGGAGACACCTTGCAAGTCGATGTCATATCGGTGGAGACAGCCGACTGGGGGTGGACAGGCTTGATTCCAGGGTTTGGCCTGTTGAGTGACGAATTTCCTGAACCTGCATTAAAGATTTGGGCACTGGACAAGGAGGCTGGATTTGCGTGGTTTGATAAAGAGCGTGGGATAAAGATTCCGCTTCGTCCGTTCCCTGGTGAGATGGGTGTCGCACCAGGAAAGAACGGCGCATTTTCAACGATCCCGCCGTACAATACAGGGGGTAACCTTGACACCAGGCAACTTGGTGTCGGCTCCACGTTATACCTGCCAATCGAGGTCGAAGGCGCATTATTCTCTATTGGC GATGGGCATGCTGCTCAAGGGGACGGAG GGACTGCGATAGAAACTCCTATGGAGGTGACTGTGCGCTTGACTGTGCGCAAAGATCGCCCGTTCACGAAGACGCCTCATTTCCACACCGTTCGGCCAAATGTCAACAATGAGGAACACTATGGCACAACAGGGATAGACTCTGACATTCGGGAAGCGACGCGATCAGCCGTTCGTAATATGATTAACGTTCTTGAGGCAGAGTTTCAGATGGACCGTGTGGCAGCGTACATGTTGTGCAGTGTTGCCGGGGATCTGAGAATGCATGAAGTT GTCGACATGCCCAACTATGTA ATCGGAATGATGCTCCCACAGTCCTTGCTACGCGGACCTACATCCATAAATGCTTGA
- a CDS encoding Mismatch repair endonuclease PMS2 produces the protein MSNSSGIKPIDKTSIHRITSGQVVVDLQTAVKELLENSIDAGSTNVEIRFKNYGLASVEVVDNGSGIKEEDHDSIALKHHTSKLETFSDLTTVRTFGFRGEALSSLCALSEEMTVCTATPTTAPRGVTLTMDNGGRVKAKSKVARTQGTTISMTNLFKPLPVRRKEFERNVKREFGKALSLLNAYALGPCAESPGIRLTVSNQPDKGSKSVQIRTLGEASRRASVIALWGPRALDNIVDLNLDFEVERERASVKRLHSQALDAEPIPVRVQGLISNFALGCGRTGTDRQFFYINGRPCNMNKVQKAFNEVYRSFNATQNPFILANFVIPTDSYDVNVSPDKRTILLHSEGNLITALKAALEECYSSGRSTYTVGGGSTQGPSAKSIQTLLAQSARQGKPILERSEGKDLSNERDDSQNSSGPASPAREGASRTTPEVDNLVTTRSQNTPDDSMDVDDEPVIIDSSQTKWGRQMGISTTRSTTLSPPPGPDQADSDPLHDNLPFTGVDRPLPSSSPPTPPSKAQHITIEEPTIDSDDGFDSGSTRARKKRKSDRGPITSIRAESVNDEEEDEHRTEIEEKQNTPGGDDDHRAGSSTANKGGRGGYKAGSKNRISGSARKPGVSASQMLLSQLAGFARTGSRISSSASQVATAPSPEEIDEEAERQEDEDEVEQIDENDESSKSVDEIDELENDDHNSEEGVSHMAIHIGTANPVLKGKVSSNRVAADNQLIDLTIDGEEDEHADEDAHDDENSMSVLTQVLQTTSSTPSNISTKDMPPHPEVIKTENYGRDIYMKINVDKIKRVWSRKLELDQPEETPSNDVGNEAVPTSVPADAGITNTDDDAKAADALARVIEKQDFATMDIIGQFNLGFIIVRRQKQSTMSGGSQQTADQTETMLDDLFIVDQHAADEKFNFEDLQSTTKIQSQKLLRPRPLELTASDEILALDNIEVLRQNGFEVDVEEDNPVGQGSRLKLVAQPVSKSTVFDMKDLEEVIHLMRDRPTGQMVRCSKARAMFASRACRKSVMVGMPLNHHQMTSVIRHMGTMDQPWNCPHGRPTMRHLSDIRKSGSKSRECIDWSSISY, from the exons ATGTCTAACTCTAGTGGCATCAAACCTATTGACAAGACATCGATTCATCGCATTACGTCGGGACAGGTTGTTGTGGATCTTCAAACTGCAGTTAAAGAGTTACTTGAAAACAGTATCGATGCTGGATCCACCAATGTTG AAATTCGGTTTAAAAACTACGGATTGGCTTCAGTGGAGGTGGTAGACAATGGTTCAGGAATAAAGGAAGAGGACCATGACAGTATAG CTCTCAAGCACCACACCTCCAAGCTCGAAACATTCTCCGATCTGACAACCGTCCGTACCTTTGGTTTTCGGGGAGAAGCACTTTCATCGTTATGCGCCCTGAGCGAAGAAATGACAGTCTGTACAGCGACTCCGACGACCGCGCCGCGGGGTGTAACGTTAACAATGGATAATGGCGGCAGAGTGAAAGCAAAGAGCAAGGTTGCGAGAACT CAAGGTACAACTATATCTATGACCAATCTATTCAAGCCATTACCTGTTCGAAGGAAAGAATTCGAACGGAATGTTAAGCGAGAGTTTGGGAAAGCTCTGTCGCTCCTGAATGCATATGCACTGGGCCCATGCGCAGAATCTCCTGGCATTCGGCTGACAGTGAGCAATCAACCAGACAAAGG ATCAAAATCTGTTCAGATCCGTACGCTAGGAGAAGCGTCTCGCCGTGCATCCGTTATTGCACTATGGGGTCCACGAGCATTGGATAATATTGTAGATCTGAATCTTGATTTCGAAGTAGAGCGAGAGAGAGCCAGCGTGAAACGACTTCATAG TCAGGCATTGGACGCTGAACCCATTCCAGTACGGGTTCAAGGGTTGATTTCCAACTTTGCACTTGGGTGTGGGCGTACAGGGACAGACAGACAATTCTTCTACATAAACGGTCGTCCATGCAACATGAACAAA GTTCAAAAGGCATTCAATGAAGTGTACCGATCTTTTAATGCAACTCAGAACCCCTTTATTCTTGCTAACTTTGTTATACCGACTG ATTCGTACGATGTCAACGTCAGCCCAGATAAGCGGACCATCCTTTTACACAGCGAAGGCAACCTAATTACAGCGTTGAAA GCTGCGCTGGAAGAATGCTATTCTTCTGGCAGATCGACTTACACAGTTGGCGGAGGCTCCACACAAGGGCCATCGGCAAAGTCGATACAGACCTTACTCGCTCAATCTGCCCGGCAAGGGAAACCAATCCTTGAGAGATCCGAGGGCAAAGACTTGTCTAATGAACGCGATGACTCCCAAAATTCGAGTGGACCAGCTTCTCCAGCTCGAGAAGGCGCCTCACGCACAACCCCTGAAGTCGATAACCTTGTCACAACTCGTTCTCAAAACACACCCGACGACTCCATGGACGTCGACGATGAACCGGTAATCATTGACAGTTCCCAGACGAAATGGGGTCGCCAAATGGGTATTTCAACCACTCGTTCGACTACACTATCCCCACCTCCTGGACCAGATCAAGCAGATTCAGACCCCCTTCACGATAATTTGCCGTTCACTGGTGTAGACCGACCTCTTCCCAGTTCGTCCCCTCCGACTCCACCTTCCAAGGCACAGCACATCACCATCGAAGAGCCGACGATTGATTCGGACGACGGATTTGATTCCGGATCAACACGCGCACGTAAGAAGAGAAAGTCCGACAGAGGGCCAATCACCAGCATTCGGGCTGAGTCAGTGaatgacgaggaggaagacgagcaCCGGACTGAGATCGAGGAAAAACAAAATACTCCAGGcggtgatgatgatcatcGCGCTGGTTCTTCTACCGCGAACAAAGGGGGCAGGGGCGGCTACAAAGCGGGGTCTAAGAATAGAATCTCTGGGTCTGCGAGAAAGCCGGGTGTGAGCGCTAGTCAGATGTTGCTCAGTCAGCTGGCTGGATTTGCTCGGACAGGAAGCCGAATATCCTCATCGGCGTCTCAAGTCGCTACCGCGCCATCACCTGAAGAAATAGACGAGGAAGCAGAGAGAcaggaggacgaggacgaggttGAACAAATCGATGAAAATGATGAATCTTCGAAATCAGTGGACGAAATTGACGAGTTAGAGAACGATGACCACAACAGTGAAGAGGGCGTTTCGCATATGGCTATACACATTGGCACCGCCAATCCGGTTTTAAAAGGAaaagtttcttcaaataGGGTTGCCGCTGATAACCAACTGATCGACCTCACGATCGACGGAGAGGAAGACGAACATGCAGATGAGGATGCCCACGACGATGAGAACTCGATGTCTGTCCTTACTCAAGTTCTTCAAACCACTTCAAGCACGCCATCGAATATTTCGACCAAAGATATGCCGCCACATCCTGAAGTTATCAAAACCGAAAATTACGGGCGCGATATATACATGAAGATTAACGTTGACAAGATCAAACGAGTGTGGTCTCGTAAGCTTGAGCTAGATCAGCCTGAAGAAACACCCTCGAATGACGTTGGAAATGAAGCTGTGCCCACTAGCGTCCCCGCCGATGCCGGAATCACGAAtaccgacgacgacgcgaaAGCAGCGGACGCGCTTGCTCGGGTGATCGAGAAGCAGGATTTCGCGACTATGGACATCATCGGCCAGTTTAACCTTGGCTTTATCATCGTTCGAAGACAAAAACAGTCAACCATGAGTGGCGGGTCTCAGCAAACCGCTGATCAGACGGAGACTATGTTGGACGATCTGTTCATTGTTGACCAACATGCTGCCGATGAAAAATTCAATTTTGAAGATCTGCAATCTACGACAAAGATTCAATCACAAAAACTTCTAAG GCCAAGGCCGTTGGAGCTCACAGCTTCCGATGAAATACTGGCTTTAGATAACATCGAGGTTCTTCGACAGAATGGTTTCGAGGTCGATGTCGAAGAGGATAACCCCGTGGGCCAAGGCAGTCGTTTGAAGCTTGTTGCTCAACCAGTCAGCAAGAGCACGGTATTTGACATGAAAG ACTTGGAAGAAGTGATTCATTTGATGCGCGATCGACCCACAGGGCAGATGGTCCGGTGTTCAAAAGCTCGTGCCATGTTTGCTTCGAGAGCTTGTCGAAAGAGTGTTATGGTTGGAATGCCTTTGAACCATCATCAAATGACGAGC GTGATACGACATATGGGAACCATGGACCAACCTTGGAACTGTCCTCACGGGCGGCCCACGATGCGCCATCTTTCTGATATCAGGAAATCCGGCTCAAAGTCAAGAGAATGTATCGATTGGTCATCTATCTCTTATTGA